The Candidatus Methylacidiphilales bacterium DNA window GTCTACATCATTTGATTTTACTCGTTCTAGAACATAAGCCGGAAGGTTTGATACACGGTGGACGCCGGCTTGACCCGGCCCGGATCGGAGTATCTGCCCATTTGATAGGCACCGACGGTCACCTCGATGGGGTTTTTTGTGCCCTCCGGAATCTCGGACGGTACGAAGGCCCCTTCGCGGATGATACCGGGCCCCTTCAAGACAAAGTACCCCACCGGCAGGCCGGACGAACTGGTGGCGTTGAGTGCCACCTTTTCGACCGCGGCCGGGCTGTCGGGAATGGCGGGGAAAGTGATTGTCTGTGACGGCGCATCCTTGAAGACACCCCCCGGCCACCAGGATATCTGAACCGTCCGCCCGGCCGCGGCATGGGTAGCATCGCCTTCATGGAACACGCGCAGGAACAACATCTGGAAGCCCCCTTCCGGCGACATGCGGTATGGTTTGAACCGGAGTGTGAAACGGGTCTGCGGCAGCCCACGTTCGTCCACCGCCTCCTCACGACGGACCACTTCCACCGCACCACCGTGCGGATCGATCTGTAGGGGTATTTTATCCACGGGAAGCGTGGTTTTCCCTGGAAAAAGGACATTTTCCAGGGTGTGCGGATCGTTCGGGCGCTTGGCGTGTTCCTTGTCCTTCACCGTGCAGACCTCGAAGGGTTTGTCGAACGGATAGGTGGTCAGGGTGAACTGCCCATCCTCCTGCAACAAAGCCTGCGGGTCCGGCATGACGGCCATGGAACCATGGGCCAGGCTGATGGGTTTCCCGGCAGGGTCGAGAAAGGTGAACATCCCAATATCCTTGCGGGGCTCCCGGCAAACGAGATCAAAGAACGCACGGGCCAAGACCTCGTTCGGATACCAGGCGGCTTTGGCCTTGCTGCCCTTGAAGTCCGCGTAGGGCGCGGGTTGGGGGAAATCGGCGGGCAACTCCCCGGACACCGGCACGTTCGGATTGACCAACCAGCCGTCGGCCAGGACCGTCTTCTTGAGCGGATCACCGGGCTTTTCCGGAAGCCGCATGGCCGCCACCGCATCGAGCCAGTCGGCTGTGAATTGGTAGTTTCTCGGCAGCATGTCAAAATGGCCGCTCATCATGTCCCAGCATGTGCCGATCAGTTCATTGCGCGGTTCATACGTGGTTCCGGGGTTGTCGTCGCGGTCGCGTCGGTAGGCCCCAAAAAACGAGGCACTGCCATGCCCGTGCGGGTAGGCGCTCCACCCGACGGTCTCCTGGCTGGAGGAGGAAATAAACAGGATGGGAACATGATTCATGGCCAAAGCGGGATTGGGGGCCTTGGCCTTGCCGCTCTCGGCGTAAAAGGCGTATACGTCCGGCATACCCGCCTTGATCGGAAGAATGGCCAGGCATTGCTCTGGATTCCTCATGGCTGCTTCAAACGGGAAACTCATGTAGGCCGAATGGGCCAGCGGAACGATGGGGGCGGTCGGCAATTCCGGATGGCCGGAGACTTCGGCCAGGGCATTCAGGTAGGCATCGTAGACGGCGGTTTTGTCCGGGTTGGTGATGTCGTAGTTCAGGTCCTTCAGCATCACCGGCCCGATCTCGCTGCCATTGGGGGTGAGGAGGATCTGGGCGATGCCGTGCTTGCGGCAGACGGCGCGGATGGCGGGGTGCTGCAGGATGTTCATCGGCAGCCCGTTGTGGATGCCGACCATGACGGCCCGGATGCGGGGTGTTTTGGGTGGAATCCAGAGATAGGCACCGGAAAGGGCAGAGCCTTTCTCCAGCTTGGTCGGGACAAAGTATTGGTAGATCCGGTTGCTTTCGATGTCGTCAACGGTCGATTGGGACCTGAGGGACCCGCCAAGGGCCAGGGTGGCCAACAGGATGAGCAGGGGCTTGGTTTTCATCGAAGTCCTCACAGGGGGTTGGGTGTTTTGCGTCTGGGGTCCGCCAGGGCTGCCACCTCTTCAGCGGTCAGGGCATGATCGGCCAGAAAAAGGTCGGAGAAGCGGCCCGAAAAATCTTCGGCCACCGCGACCCGGGGCCCGATCAGGACGGCATTCTGCAGGGCTTGTTCCGCCACCACCTGACCATTGATGTAGACAATGGCCCGTTCGGGGGAGACGGTGAAGGCTACGTTAACCCAACCGGAAGGCAGGGGCGTCTTGGTGGTGAGGCTGGCCCCGGCCACATGGAGGGTGAGCACGCCTCCCGGTCCGAAGACCCATTTGCAGCCGGTTCCCGTCCCGGTGAGGGTTCCACGTTTATAGAGGGTGCCCGAGGGTTTATCCGGCAAGATCCATGAGGCCACGGTGGTGGCTGTCCCCGGGTGTGGGCATCCGGAGAGTTCCAATCCGCCCCGGCCCCGGCCCACCTGGATGACCTGTCCGCGCTGCGGGTCGGCGACCAACCCGGCCGTGGTGACCCCCGCCTTGTCCAGCGCAGGCAGATGCAAGGCCACCCCCTCCCCGGCCTTTCCAGCAATACGACCCTCCGTCATTTGGTCCCCGGCAATGCTCCAACTCCGATTTTGCGGGGAATCAGGCTGGAGATTGGCTTTTCCCTGGAGATAACCCATCGAGACCAGGAAGGCGTCAACCGCCCTCATGGCGTCGAGCCATTCCGCTCCGGTGGAACGGTAGCCGAAGAGAATGAACGCATGCCCGGCCTTGGGCAGGGTGAAGAGGTCGCCACGCACGCCCGCAGCTTTGAGCTTGGCCTGGAATTCCGAGGAATGCCGCGGATCGACCACGCTGTCCCCCAGGCCATGCAGGAGCAGGGAGGGGGCGGCCTGTGGAGTGATGTTCCACATCGGGGAAATCGCCCGGGCACGGTCGTTGAGGCCAAGTGCTTCGTTTGCTTCCCAAAACCGCGGTGTGTTGGGGACAAAAGCCCGCCATTTGGGGTCCAGCAGGTCGGTGATGGGATTGCAGGGAATGGTGAGGTTGGCCCGGCCGCTGACCGCGAGGTCATCCCCCGGGTTGTCAAATCGATCGATGGTACCGAGACAGGCGGCAAGGTGGCCTCCGGCGGAATCGCCGATGACGGCGATACGATCGGGGTCGATGCCGAGGCGGTCGGCGTTTTTTCTCAGGGTGCGTAGGGCCGAACGACAATCGGCCAAGAGGTCGAAAAGACTGGGGCCCTTTTCGAAGGCCTCCTTCTCATTATCCTTATCCGGGCGTGGGACATGGCGGTAGGAAATCGTGACCCCGACCGCACCACGGGCGGCGAAGTAGCGGGCGTGGGGAGCAAAGACGCCGCCGTCCCAGGCCGAGACATCCCCACCTTTCCATCCCGACCAGGCCCCACCATGGAGGCAGAGGATGACCGGACGGCGTCCGCTTTTATCTTCCCCGGCTCTGGGCAGAAATACGGCCATGGGCAAATCGATGCCATCCACCGTTTTGTAGGCCATGCGTTCGTCAGGCAGGCGGCCATCCGAATCCAAATCCTCCGGATGGATGCGGGTTTCTGAGGCCTGCGTCCATCCCGGAACCAAACACAAGAAGGCGGCGAGGGACATGCCCAGCCAAGGCAATGGTTGAAAGGTGCCCGGCATCAGGGGGTTTTCCTTGGGGTGGCTTTTCCCGGAATCTCCGGCGTTGCCGAAACTTTTACATACCACTGGCGAATTTCATCCGGACCCAGGACGCGCCCGTAGACCGAGGCCGAAGCTACTTCGGCGGTGTGGTCGGTGAAGAAATCCAAAGCGTCGGTGGCGAGGGATGGGCTGCCCGGCCCTGCCGCCACTTTTTCGCCATTGATATACAAGATCTGGGCGTCGGCGTCCGAAGCCAACACCACATGGGTCCATTCCCCCGGGGCGACCTTTCCTCCGGAAAACTTGCCGGGCCCCACTTGGATATGGCCCCGGGAAAGGGCGCAGGAAACCGTCTTGTAGGATTTGCCGAAGGCGGTCAAGCCGTCCTTGCCGAAGAGTTTGCCATCGGCGGATGGACTGCGGAACCAGACCCCCACCGTGATGGCGTTGTCGCGCATGCGCAGCCCGGTGAGCTTGAAGGCGGAATTTCCCAAGCCCTTGGTCAGGTTGATGTCGACGATCTGACCGGCCTCGCCCGTGGCCTTGGCCGGCTGGGGATTGGCGAGCAGGACACGTCCGACAGAACCCGGACCGGAGCCGGGCTTGCCTTCCGGCGCCACCCACACCGCGCACGGTTGCGCATTTGCCATCGGACCCTGCTCACCATTCCATCCGGCAAAGTCCACGTGTCCGATCCGGTCGCGCAGGGGGCGGTCGACCAGGGAGAAAGCCACCCGGGCGGGCGGCGTGGCCGCCTGGGCCCGGCCTTGGACATAGGCCGCTGCCGTCAGGGTGGCGTTCCCGGCCACGGTCACCGGGCCACGATACAAGGTCGCATCCGGGCCCGGATCACGGCCGTCCAGCGTGTAGCGGATCTGTCCCTCCCGGCCGGCGGGCAACGACAGAACCACCGGTGTCGGACGGAAAATTTCCACCACGGAATCAGCCCGTGCTGCATCCTTCGGGCGGATGTCCACGGTCAACGGACGGGATAGCTCCGCGGCCGTGAGGGGCAGGGTCTGGCCGTCAGGATAAGTCACGCTGCCGGCGGCGGGGCTGCTGCCCAGGCGAAGGGAGACCTCATGCCATCCGGCCTTCAGTCCGATGCGGCGCAGGGGGAAACGCCCGGGAATGCCCCGTTGCACCACCACCTCGCCATCGATGCGGAGTTGGTTCTGGTAAGCGGCCCGCAATTCTCCCAACCCGGCACTGGCGCCACGTCGGGAGGGCAGATCAAAGGCATAGATCCCGTCCGCCGGCGCGTGGAACCAGCCATCGTAAACCCGGACGAGTGCGGGTCGCAGATTGGCTTCCAGGACTTCCGTTTTTTCCTGGCGCAACGGGGGCAATCCCTCGATGTCGAGGTAGTCGGGATCGTGGTTTTTGTTTTCGCGCTCAAAGATGGAGAGGACCACCCCGGGTTCCATCCAGCCGGGGGCGGGCCGGGCCTCTTTCCAGACCACGGCCGGGGCAAAGGGAGCGGCGGCGGAAAGCGGGGAAGTGGCCAGGCGGGAATGATCAATGGCCTGATCCGGTCCGGATTCATGCCGGACGGTGACCCGGAACGGCATGAGGTCGGCGGTGGCCAGGTTCCAATACAGGGGATCGCAAACGATCAGTTCCAAAGGATGCCAGCCAGTTCCGAGGACGGCGGTGCCCCGGCGGACGGCTTGTTGTTGGTGGTAAACCCCGGTCGAGGCCATCACGGTCTGTCCGGCAACCTGCAAACGCACCGGGCCGCAGGAATCCACGGCGAATTCATGGGCCCCGGGGGCATCGGCCCGGAACCAGCCCGTGAAGCGGTAGAATCCCTTGACTTGCTTGTCCGTCGCCGCCAAGGGCACGGTGTGCGGCAGCTGGAATCCCGGGGCAAGGGACGTGGAGACGGGGGTTTCCCGGTCGAGGTCCGGAAGCATGACCTTATTGGCGCGGAAGAATCCGCGGTCGTCCCACATGACTGTCTTCTTTTCATAAACCCGGACCTGGAGCCCGGATTGGCTGCCAGCGGGAGGCTGGCTGATTCCTGCGGCGGCGGGCACCTGGATGAAACGCGCTTTGAGCACCGCACCCATGCTTTGTCCGCCGGGCCAGGCGGGATCCACGATGCGGGCCTGGACCTCGGTGGTCTTCTTGATTTCCAAGGGCGTCTGATAGCGCGGTGACTTGGCGTGGGGCGGGGTACCGTCGAGGGTGTAGACCACATAGGCCGGAGCCGGAGGCCGGACCCAACCCGCCTGGATCATCCCATCAAACCGGTATTCCGGGACTTCCCCTTCGGCGCGGGTGGTGCGGGCCTCGTTGACATCGGTGCGCACTCCGCGGACGTCCAGCACCGGGCGGGCCGGCGTCGCCCGGGTGGGAATTTCTCCACCGCTTTTTCCTTCCCGCTGCATGGCAAAGACCGTGCGCCCGCCGTCAGCTTGGGCGAAACGATAGGTGTCTTTCTGGTCGCCGATGACCACGGACAATTCGCTCCGGTCCCGGTTCCATTCGGTCACCGGCAGGGGGTCGCCCTGGCGGAAGGGATAGAGCATGACCCGGAACTCCGGCGATTCGGAAATGGCGGGGATGGTCAGGCGGGCGGAGCCCTTGTAGGGATAGTGCACTTCCACGGGGGTGTTCTCAAGCCGGGGGACCGGATAACCGTAGGGGCTGTTGCGCCAAAGGACGCGCACCAGCAGCAGGGGATCTCCCTTGGCCGGGGTCAGGCGGCCTGATTTCGGATCACGCGGTGTTCCCTCCAGCCCGAGGATCAGGTCGCTTTGGCGTTTCTCGGAGGGATCGACGTTCTGGAACTGGACTTCGGGGATTTTGGCCTCGACCAACCGGGCCCCGTCAGGCACGGAAATGTTCCATTCATAGAGGTGGCTTTTGCCATCCTTGCGGGCGTCATCCAGGACCAGGACGTAGGGCCTCGCCCCGCGCGCCAGATGGACGGTGCGGTAAGCTTGTTCCACCGGATTGTTGGACTTGTAGTGTTCGACCAGACGGGTCTCCCCGCTCCAGGGTCCGTAATCGGTGTGGGCGTAGCCGTCATCCCATTGGACCGTTCCGGGATGGAAGGCCACCTGGAGGTCGCGGGTGAGGTCGTAGTTCCCTTCGGCAAATGGCGCATAGTAAGGGATCTTGGCCGACGGGAAGTCGAGCGGATGGACCTGCATGACCTTGGAATGGGAATAGGCAATTTTGCCATCGCCGGCCGCGGTGACGCCGAGCGGGCTGTCTTGCACGCCGAGCCAAACGCCGGGGCAGGGCGGCCAGGCCAATCCCTTGCCATCGATGGTGAGCATGTTCTGCAGGCCGGTGGCCTTGACCGCGAGCATGTCAACGTCGCGGACCCAGTTGACGCCGTGGGCCCAGAGCGTGAGGCGGTTGGTTTCCGATCCTTCATGACCCCCGTAGAAAAAGTCCTGCTTGCAGACAAACCCGAGTTTGAGGTCGTCGATGCGGGACGAATTCTTGGCCAGAAGGTATCCACGGGTGTCGTCCTTCCACGTAAGCGGGAGCTTGAGGGCATCGATGCGGGCCTGGTCGTTCCAGTCCAGGGGCCGGCCCTGTTTGTCGAGCATGCCCTCCTCGGCAAAGAGCAGGAGCAGATCGGGGGAAATGCCCACCGGATTGGGCCACTTGGCCTTGGGATCGGTCAGGAAATCGTGCGAGGAAAAGGTGGCCCGATAAAGCCAGTCGTAACCCAGATCGCCGGGATGGAAGTAGCGCATCATCCAGATGACATGGAAGGCCGAGGCCCGCATCTCGTCGCGGATCTGCCAGCGGCCATCCACCCAGCGGATGGCTTGTTGGAAGAAATTCATCTTGGCGCGGAGGTGGCTGTGTTTGAGGAAATCCCGCTCGCGCCGTCCGACCGCGACAAAGGCGGAGATGTTGAGCCAACCCTTGATCGACTCGTAGCACATGCCGTCTTTGTTCAGATACCAGTTCAGCATGGCCCGGCACTTGCGCACCGCGAGTTTGAAGACGGCGGGGTCATAGCCTTTTTCCCCCTCGATGAGCAGGAGAAGACGGATGTATTCCATGCCGAAGCCCTGGTGGTTGTTGATCATGAAGTGCTCGGGGTAGGTCATGAAGTTGGAGATGCGTCCGCGGGTCAAACGGGCGATGACACGTCGGGCGGATTCGCGTTCCTCCGGTGTCATCCACCCGTGGAGGTAATCGTAGTCGAGCAGGGCCCAGATTTCCGTCGGCGGATCGGGATCGCCGGAGGCGGTCAGGGATCGTTCCACGCACCACAGGTTGTCCCGGTCGGGCTGGGCGTCGATTTTGTCCAGCTTGGGTTCAAGGGTTTTGATTTTGCGCACCAAGTCGGCGGCCAGCTTGCGGCCAAGGACATCGTCCTTGGCCACCAGGGCATAGAAGGCGCTGCGGGACTCGGACACCCGGGCCCACATGACGCGGAAGGCCGCCGGGGCCTTTTCACCCAGGGCGACCTTGGCCCGGATGCGGTCGACATCCGCGGGTGACAAGAGAACACGGGGATGGACGCCGGGGGGCGGGACGGACGAGAGCCGGTCGTCGGCGAATGCCGGGTCGAGGTAATCCACCTCCACCTTCGGCGGGGCGGGCCAGAAGTCGCCGCGCAGCGCATCGGCGGCGGGAAGGATGGCGCGGGGTTTCCACGACGGTTCGCGATAATACCCCTCTGCGGCCGAGATGGCACAGGTAAGTGCGGAGAGTCCGAGGAGGGTGGTCAGAATGAGTGCGGCAGGCTTGGTGTGCATAAGATATGGGGTGTTGGGTTACTCAGTGTCCGGGTGCGATTCCGGTTCCGCTGCCCACGGGGGGCACGGATTGTTGGACCGTCGGTTCCGTGCGGATTTCACGATCCTGCAACTCGAGGCAAACGACACTGACCTCCGGATCGGGGGCGGAGGCGGGAAGCCGCAGCACCACCGAGGATGCGGTCTGTTCGAAAGGAATGGGGGT harbors:
- a CDS encoding chitobiase/beta-hexosaminidase C-terminal domain-containing protein; translated protein: MHTKPAALILTTLLGLSALTCAISAAEGYYREPSWKPRAILPAADALRGDFWPAPPKVEVDYLDPAFADDRLSSVPPPGVHPRVLLSPADVDRIRAKVALGEKAPAAFRVMWARVSESRSAFYALVAKDDVLGRKLAADLVRKIKTLEPKLDKIDAQPDRDNLWCVERSLTASGDPDPPTEIWALLDYDYLHGWMTPEERESARRVIARLTRGRISNFMTYPEHFMINNHQGFGMEYIRLLLLIEGEKGYDPAVFKLAVRKCRAMLNWYLNKDGMCYESIKGWLNISAFVAVGRRERDFLKHSHLRAKMNFFQQAIRWVDGRWQIRDEMRASAFHVIWMMRYFHPGDLGYDWLYRATFSSHDFLTDPKAKWPNPVGISPDLLLLFAEEGMLDKQGRPLDWNDQARIDALKLPLTWKDDTRGYLLAKNSSRIDDLKLGFVCKQDFFYGGHEGSETNRLTLWAHGVNWVRDVDMLAVKATGLQNMLTIDGKGLAWPPCPGVWLGVQDSPLGVTAAGDGKIAYSHSKVMQVHPLDFPSAKIPYYAPFAEGNYDLTRDLQVAFHPGTVQWDDGYAHTDYGPWSGETRLVEHYKSNNPVEQAYRTVHLARGARPYVLVLDDARKDGKSHLYEWNISVPDGARLVEAKIPEVQFQNVDPSEKRQSDLILGLEGTPRDPKSGRLTPAKGDPLLLVRVLWRNSPYGYPVPRLENTPVEVHYPYKGSARLTIPAISESPEFRVMLYPFRQGDPLPVTEWNRDRSELSVVIGDQKDTYRFAQADGGRTVFAMQREGKSGGEIPTRATPARPVLDVRGVRTDVNEARTTRAEGEVPEYRFDGMIQAGWVRPPAPAYVVYTLDGTPPHAKSPRYQTPLEIKKTTEVQARIVDPAWPGGQSMGAVLKARFIQVPAAAGISQPPAGSQSGLQVRVYEKKTVMWDDRGFFRANKVMLPDLDRETPVSTSLAPGFQLPHTVPLAATDKQVKGFYRFTGWFRADAPGAHEFAVDSCGPVRLQVAGQTVMASTGVYHQQQAVRRGTAVLGTGWHPLELIVCDPLYWNLATADLMPFRVTVRHESGPDQAIDHSRLATSPLSAAAPFAPAVVWKEARPAPGWMEPGVVLSIFERENKNHDPDYLDIEGLPPLRQEKTEVLEANLRPALVRVYDGWFHAPADGIYAFDLPSRRGASAGLGELRAAYQNQLRIDGEVVVQRGIPGRFPLRRIGLKAGWHEVSLRLGSSPAAGSVTYPDGQTLPLTAAELSRPLTVDIRPKDAARADSVVEIFRPTPVVLSLPAGREGQIRYTLDGRDPGPDATLYRGPVTVAGNATLTAAAYVQGRAQAATPPARVAFSLVDRPLRDRIGHVDFAGWNGEQGPMANAQPCAVWVAPEGKPGSGPGSVGRVLLANPQPAKATGEAGQIVDINLTKGLGNSAFKLTGLRMRDNAITVGVWFRSPSADGKLFGKDGLTAFGKSYKTVSCALSRGHIQVGPGKFSGGKVAPGEWTHVVLASDADAQILYINGEKVAAGPGSPSLATDALDFFTDHTAEVASASVYGRVLGPDEIRQWYVKVSATPEIPGKATPRKTP
- a CDS encoding prolyl oligopeptidase family serine peptidase, which translates into the protein MSLAAFLCLVPGWTQASETRIHPEDLDSDGRLPDERMAYKTVDGIDLPMAVFLPRAGEDKSGRRPVILCLHGGAWSGWKGGDVSAWDGGVFAPHARYFAARGAVGVTISYRHVPRPDKDNEKEAFEKGPSLFDLLADCRSALRTLRKNADRLGIDPDRIAVIGDSAGGHLAACLGTIDRFDNPGDDLAVSGRANLTIPCNPITDLLDPKWRAFVPNTPRFWEANEALGLNDRARAISPMWNITPQAAPSLLLHGLGDSVVDPRHSSEFQAKLKAAGVRGDLFTLPKAGHAFILFGYRSTGAEWLDAMRAVDAFLVSMGYLQGKANLQPDSPQNRSWSIAGDQMTEGRIAGKAGEGVALHLPALDKAGVTTAGLVADPQRGQVIQVGRGRGGLELSGCPHPGTATTVASWILPDKPSGTLYKRGTLTGTGTGCKWVFGPGGVLTLHVAGASLTTKTPLPSGWVNVAFTVSPERAIVYINGQVVAEQALQNAVLIGPRVAVAEDFSGRFSDLFLADHALTAEEVAALADPRRKTPNPL